The genomic interval TCTTCGGTGATGCGACTTTCCCAAGCCCCACGGTTAGGCAATCCGGTCAGAGAGTCTGTCATTGCCCGACTGCGCTGTTGTTCCAGTGCCCGTACCGCTGCCTCATGGTTTGCCTCGATATGACGCATTTGCCTGGACAGCTTGTCCAGTTGTTCGCGTAAAGCCTGTTCGATAACCAGGTGTTCGGCTTTGAACTCGGTGACGGCCTGTTCAATCGACTGCAGTTGTTGTTGCACTGAGTGTTTGAGTGAGCCAATTTCCCGCTGTTCCCGTAATTGTTGCTGAATATGACTGAAACCCTGATCCAGTTTTTCATGCAGCCGGGTTTCCAGATGGCTTTGCTGGTCCTGCGAATCGCGGGCAGACAGTAATTGCTGACCAAGTTCCTTGAGTTGTGAGGAAAGACTGATCAGGTAATTTTCGAACGACTGTTGTTCCTCGCCAACGATACTCAGAATCAACTCCGTCAGGTCGCGGAAAATATCCTCAATTTCATGCCATCTAACGGGAATCAATAGTTTCTGAGATAACTTTTGGGCAGCCGTTTCAAATTTTTCTGCCACCGGCAGTTGATTCAGCAGATCTGTCAGATGAGCAAGAATAACCCCAGTCATTTGCTCAGTGGATGCTGGCTCTTGGCTTAAATCGGCGAGTTCATGGTTGTCTGAAGAGAGGTGATTTGGGTGAATTTTCAGCAGCTCTATCAACAGTTCAGGTAGCTGCAGCAGTTTGAGGTCTTCTGTGTATGGAAAATACGTTGTGGTTTGCTCAGGCAGTAACTCAATCAGTTGTTGCGAATATTGTCTGAGCCCCTGCAGGGAAGAATGTTTGAGCTGGTCAACCCTGGCAATTTCCTGGTCGATACGGATCAGCGCATCCGAAATGGATTCGGTCGGACAGTTTTTATCGCGAAGCAGGTCACGCAATTGATCGGACTGATGGTCAAGCTGGTGGTCCAGACCATCCGCGGCCAGACTGACCTGAACCAGTCCCCGCCGCAGAATTTCAAGCCGCTGTTGATAAACAGTTTGATCGTTATCATGCTGTTCAATCAGCTGAAAGTACTTCTCTTTCCAGTCGTCTGCCATGAACTCATACAAATAAAAGCATTTATAAAAAGTGTAGCTGGTCTGGCATATATTGGCAGAGATTTTGGACCAGTGCCGCTACACAGCAGGGTCAGTGGCTTACTTGAGGACCAGCACAGCATCCATTTCCACTTGCACGCCTTTTGGCAAAGCCGAGACTTCCACAGCGGCTCTGGCTGGATAAGGTTGATTGACGAACTCGGCCATGACTTCATTCAGAACCGCAAAATTGCTCAGATCGGTCATGAAAATATTAAGTTTGACCAGATCAGTCAGAGAACCACCAGCAGCTTCAGCCACTGCCTGCAGGTTTTTAAAAACCTGAGTCGCCTGAGCCCGGAAATCCTCAGAAACCACTTCCATCGTTGTTGGGTCCAGTGGAATCTGGCCAGACATATAAACGGTTTCACCGGCTTTGACTGCCTGTGAATAGGTTCCAATGGCGGCAGGTGCGTTCTCAGTACTGATCACTTGTTTGTTGCTCACGGTCATTCCTCTTCTGACTGGGTGAAAAATGGGGGTCGATCAAAGCCGGAATTCTGCCACTTTAACCGTGATGTTTCATTAAACATTGCAGTGGAGTGTACTAATGAGGGTCTTCAGCATCGATAACCCAATGGCTGAATACAAACAGGTTTGGCTATGCTTATGGGTAACGTTAAACTCGCCGCAGTTTATCACTATCGGACAAGCGCATGAGCACTGAAGGTATCGCAGAAATCTATAATATTGCCCACTGGGGTGATGGTTATTTTGATATTTCGGCACAAGGACAGGTCAGAGTATTGGATCATGAACTCCACCATCAGGTGGTGTTGCAGGATATCGTCAATCACGCTCAACAGCAGGGGCTGCAATTGCCACTGCTGGTCCGCTTTCCGCATATTCTGCATGATCGGGTGAAGCGTTTGCACCAGGCATTTGCTGAGGCCATTCATGAGCTGGAATATCAGGGTGAATACACCCCCGTTTATCCGGTAAAAGTCAATCAGCAACGTCGGGTGATAGAGGAGATTATTCAGGGCCAGCTAAAAAGCCTGCAACCGGCCCGTCTTGGACTGGAAGCCGGTACCAAGCCGGAACTGCTGGCCGTCATGACGGAAGCGCACTTGGCGCCGGCCACCATCATCTGTAACGGTTACAAAGACGAAAGCTATATTGAGTTGGCACTGATTGCCGAGAAGCTGGGGCATCAGACTTTCATTGTTATTGAGAAATCCGGTGAACTGGAGCTGGTGCTAAAAGTGGCAGAACGCTTGCGAATCAGCCCGCGCATTGGTTTTCGTTCCCGGCTTGCATCGGTTGGCAAGGGCTATTGGCAGAATACTGGTGGCGAAAAGTCCAAATTTGGTCTCACCGCGCAGGAAATTGTCAATCTGGTTAATAAGTTACAGGCCCGGGGACAGCTGTCATGCCTGCAGCTATTGCACTTTCATCTGGGGTCCCAGATCGCCAATATCGCCGATATCCAGCGGGGATTGCAGGAATGCAGTCACTTTTATACCGAACTGATGGCTATGGGGGCCAATATCCAGTGGGTGGATGTCGGTGGAGGTTTGGGTGTCGACTATGAAGGTACCCGTTCACGCAGTCTGTGTTCGATCAACTACAGTCTCAAGGAATATGCCCGTGCCGTGGTGCAGGCATTTGCCGCTGCCAGTCGCGAGATGGAGCTGCCTTGCCCGAATATAGTCACTGAATCGGGTCGGGCGGTAACGGCTCATCATGCGGTGCTGATCACCAATACAGTGGATCAGGAAAACAAGGTCAATCTGACCCGGATGCCGTTAAACAGTGACCATGTCTTAATCGATGAGCTACTGAGCTGTCAGCTGGATCTTGATTCACGTAAGCGCTCACTCACCGAAATCTATCATCAGATCACCCAGGTGCAGGATCAGGCCAAGCAGCTTTTCTGCCTCGGGCAGCTGCGGCTGCAGGAACGGGCCGACATTGAAAACCTGAGTGGTCAGTTACTGGCAGAATTGAAGAAACGACTGGATGTGGGAAAACGCAACCATGCAGAGATTTTCAATCATCTGAATGAGGTTCTGGCAGACAAGCTGTTCGTGAATTTTTCGGTGTTCCAGTCTTTGCCGGATGTGTGGGGATTGGAGCAGATTTTTCCGATTATGCCCCTCAATTATCTCAATCGCCCGATTACCCAGCGGGCAGTGATTCAGGATATCACCTGTGACAGTGATGGCCGGATCGATTTATACGTCGATGGCGAGGGGGTTGAATCCACTCTGCCGATGCCCCAAACCTCCGCCGATGAAGAGATTCTGTTGGGTTTCTTTATGGTTGGTGCCTATCAGGAAATTCTGGGTGACATGCATAACCTGTTCGGAGATACCGATTCTGTTGATGCCTACTTCGATGATCAGGGAGCGCTGCAACTGAAACACGGACGTAAGGGCGATACCATGGCAGCGGTGCTGAAGTATGTGGATTTCGATCCCGAGGTCATGATGCGCAACTTTACCGCACAAGTTAAACGCAGCAGTCTGAGTGATGAGCAGCGGCAGGATTTTCTGACCCTGGTGCAGGAGAGCTTCGAAGGCCGCACCTACCTTAGCTGAAGGCACTGGTGCGGGTATGTCCGCCCTTCCCTGGGCGGTAGAGATTATGATTTGCGTCTTCTGCCTAGCAACCACAGCGGGATCATCAGGCCCAATACTATTGAACCAGCCCCACCGGCACTGTCTGTAGCGCCGGTGTCTGGTTCAGCTGCATTGTCAGCTGGACCATCCTGCTTGGCATCTGCGTTGTCACCGGCAATAGGGGATGTTGCGGTGGTGGACCGAAAGGTATAGCGACTCCAGGCAGTGTCGTAAGCGAGGCCGTTAATCACCGTAAAGAAATAATCGACCACGTCGTTGGCGCTCAGATTCGGAATTTCGTAGCTGAAGTCACCATCGCCTTTGGTCATGGACACATTCATTTGAACGCCACCGTTGACGATATAGTGCAGATCGATTTTGCTCGCATCCACTGCAGCGGTGACCATCAGAGAGCTGCCCTCTTCATTCAAACAAAAATCCTGGCAGTTGCCCTGACCGGCACCGCTACCGGCCCCAAAGACATACTGAGACCAGTCTGTGTCATATGCAGAGTCATCAATCACCGTGAAGAAGTAATCCACGACATCATTATTGAGCAGGCCCGAGATCTTGTATTCAAAGGCGCCCCCACTT from Gynuella sunshinyii YC6258 carries:
- a CDS encoding RidA family protein, whose protein sequence is MSNKQVISTENAPAAIGTYSQAVKAGETVYMSGQIPLDPTTMEVVSEDFRAQATQVFKNLQAVAEAAGGSLTDLVKLNIFMTDLSNFAVLNEVMAEFVNQPYPARAAVEVSALPKGVQVEMDAVLVLK
- a CDS encoding GGDEF domain-containing protein, whose amino-acid sequence is MADDWKEKYFQLIEQHDNDQTVYQQRLEILRRGLVQVSLAADGLDHQLDHQSDQLRDLLRDKNCPTESISDALIRIDQEIARVDQLKHSSLQGLRQYSQQLIELLPEQTTTYFPYTEDLKLLQLPELLIELLKIHPNHLSSDNHELADLSQEPASTEQMTGVILAHLTDLLNQLPVAEKFETAAQKLSQKLLIPVRWHEIEDIFRDLTELILSIVGEEQQSFENYLISLSSQLKELGQQLLSARDSQDQQSHLETRLHEKLDQGFSHIQQQLREQREIGSLKHSVQQQLQSIEQAVTEFKAEHLVIEQALREQLDKLSRQMRHIEANHEAAVRALEQQRSRAMTDSLTGLPNRGAWESRITEECDRVKRYGTELTILVADVDHFKRINDSYGHLTGDKVLKILASQMRRHFRQSDFIARYGGEEFVILMPETRLEDAYIAANNVREKIAHSHFHFKGEPVQITVSFGISTVDKKDTKKTAFEKADKALYMAKQKGRNRVEPSC
- the speA gene encoding biosynthetic arginine decarboxylase produces the protein MSTEGIAEIYNIAHWGDGYFDISAQGQVRVLDHELHHQVVLQDIVNHAQQQGLQLPLLVRFPHILHDRVKRLHQAFAEAIHELEYQGEYTPVYPVKVNQQRRVIEEIIQGQLKSLQPARLGLEAGTKPELLAVMTEAHLAPATIICNGYKDESYIELALIAEKLGHQTFIVIEKSGELELVLKVAERLRISPRIGFRSRLASVGKGYWQNTGGEKSKFGLTAQEIVNLVNKLQARGQLSCLQLLHFHLGSQIANIADIQRGLQECSHFYTELMAMGANIQWVDVGGGLGVDYEGTRSRSLCSINYSLKEYARAVVQAFAAASREMELPCPNIVTESGRAVTAHHAVLITNTVDQENKVNLTRMPLNSDHVLIDELLSCQLDLDSRKRSLTEIYHQITQVQDQAKQLFCLGQLRLQERADIENLSGQLLAELKKRLDVGKRNHAEIFNHLNEVLADKLFVNFSVFQSLPDVWGLEQIFPIMPLNYLNRPITQRAVIQDITCDSDGRIDLYVDGEGVESTLPMPQTSADEEILLGFFMVGAYQEILGDMHNLFGDTDSVDAYFDDQGALQLKHGRKGDTMAAVLKYVDFDPEVMMRNFTAQVKRSSLSDEQRQDFLTLVQESFEGRTYLS